The Wigglesworthia glossinidia endosymbiont of Glossina morsitans morsitans (Yale colony) genome has a window encoding:
- a CDS encoding phosphoglycerate kinase, whose amino-acid sequence MKIPCITDFYLKNKSILIRTDFNVPIQNNKVICDIRIQKSIATIDFALKSHAKSVIVVSHLGRPKDEKYNKKYSLQPIVKILQKYIHYPVRLVRNYLNGFESRRDELLVLENVRFNKGEKNNDIILSKKYANLCDIFVMDAFGASHRLESSTYGIIKFAPQSCIGILFKKEIKYLKKVLRNSERPVVTVLGGSKIATKFNVIKKLSKISDKIIIGGGIANTFLLSQGYSIGKSLKELNYIKKAEFLLKIQDNLVLPKDVKIIKNNQFYNLIEKPISKIDNEDYIVDIGKRSCKEFIKILNTAKTIFWNGSLGCFEFNHQCSGTKKIAQNIVKKNVLSIIGGGETILAAHKFGILNLFSYVSTGGGALLKFIETQTLPSLLALENLHIT is encoded by the coding sequence ATGAAAATTCCATGCATAACTGATTTTTATTTAAAAAATAAATCAATATTAATACGTACTGATTTTAATGTTCCAATTCAAAACAACAAGGTTATTTGTGATATACGAATTCAAAAATCTATTGCGACAATAGATTTTGCTTTAAAAAGTCATGCCAAATCTGTAATTGTTGTATCACATCTTGGAAGACCTAAAGACGAAAAATATAATAAAAAATATTCTTTACAACCAATCGTTAAAATATTACAAAAATATATTCATTATCCGGTAAGATTAGTTAGAAACTACTTGAATGGTTTTGAATCACGAAGAGATGAACTTTTAGTATTAGAAAATGTACGCTTTAATAAAGGCGAAAAAAATAACGACATAATATTGTCAAAAAAATACGCTAACTTATGTGATATATTTGTTATGGATGCATTTGGAGCTTCACATCGACTAGAATCATCTACATATGGCATAATTAAATTTGCACCTCAAAGTTGTATTGGGATACTTTTTAAAAAAGAAATAAAATATCTCAAAAAAGTTTTAAGAAATTCAGAACGTCCAGTTGTCACAGTTCTCGGAGGATCTAAAATCGCAACTAAATTTAATGTAATTAAAAAATTATCGAAGATTTCCGATAAAATTATAATTGGAGGCGGAATTGCTAATACGTTTTTATTATCACAAGGATATAGCATTGGAAAATCTTTAAAAGAACTAAATTATATTAAAAAAGCAGAATTTCTTTTAAAAATTCAAGATAATCTTGTATTGCCAAAAGATGTAAAAATTATTAAAAATAATCAATTTTATAATTTAATTGAAAAACCTATCTCAAAAATAGATAATGAAGATTATATAGTAGATATAGGAAAGCGTTCTTGTAAAGAATTTATTAAAATATTAAATACAGCAAAAACAATTTTTTGGAATGGATCTTTAGGATGTTTTGAATTTAATCACCAATGTTCAGGAACTAAAAAAATAGCACAAAATATTGTAAAAAAAAATGTTTTATCTATTATTGGAGGAGGAGAAACAATATTAGCAGCTCATAAATTTGGTATTTTAAATTTATTTTCATATGTATCTACTGGAGGAGGAGCATTATTAAAATTTATTGAAACTCAAACTTTACCAAGCTTATTAGCACTGGAAAATTTGCATATTACATAA
- the surE gene encoding 5'/3'-nucleotidase SurE, whose product MNLLLSNDDGIYSPGLQKLAKKLKSSFNLQVIAPNYDRSGSSHALTINQPLRIHRFSNGDITVISGTPADCVYLGVNFFMQPKPDFVISGINLGSNLGDDVFYSGTIAAAFEGRDLKYSSFAISLTGKRYLCTAIKITCKLLNAIAKNPLKKKYILNINIPDLPLKKIKGFKVTKLGRHYTKHKIIQKKDPKNNKIFWIGANLKNYEDRSDTDFYAIKHGYISVTPLSLNLTYHEAIDPIFKWFEMYT is encoded by the coding sequence ATGAACTTATTATTAAGCAATGATGACGGAATTTATTCGCCTGGATTGCAAAAATTAGCGAAAAAACTAAAAAGTTCTTTTAATCTGCAAGTAATTGCTCCAAATTACGATCGTAGCGGATCTTCACATGCTCTAACTATTAATCAACCATTACGTATTCATCGTTTTTCTAATGGAGATATTACTGTAATTTCAGGTACTCCAGCAGACTGTGTATACTTAGGCGTTAATTTTTTTATGCAACCTAAACCGGATTTTGTTATTTCTGGAATTAACTTAGGATCAAATTTAGGCGATGATGTTTTTTACTCTGGTACTATCGCAGCTGCTTTTGAAGGCAGAGATCTAAAGTATTCTTCTTTTGCAATATCTTTAACTGGTAAGCGCTATCTATGTACTGCCATTAAAATAACATGTAAATTATTAAATGCTATTGCTAAAAATCCACTTAAAAAAAAATATATATTAAATATTAATATACCAGACCTTCCTTTAAAAAAAATTAAAGGTTTTAAAGTTACTAAACTTGGTCGACATTATACAAAACATAAAATAATACAAAAAAAAGATCCGAAAAATAATAAAATTTTTTGGATAGGTGCAAATTTAAAGAACTATGAAGATCGTTCTGATACTGATTTTTACGCTATTAAGCATGGTTACATTTCGGTAACCCCATTATCTTTAAATTTAACGTATCATGAAGCAATAGATCCAATTTTTAAATGGTTTGAAATGTATACATAA
- the trxA gene encoding thioredoxin, with product MDYQDNIQEINDNDFNIVVLQSKSPVLVDFWAEWCSPCKSMIPILQDISKKYVKKLKLVKINIEKNAIIQEKYLIRSIPTLLLFFNQNLLGTKIGVSSQKELEFFIDSYLKKL from the coding sequence ATGGATTATCAAGATAATATTCAAGAAATTAATGACAATGATTTTAATATAGTAGTATTACAATCTAAAAGTCCTGTTTTAGTTGATTTTTGGGCAGAATGGTGTTCTCCATGTAAATCTATGATTCCTATTTTACAAGATATATCAAAGAAGTATGTTAAAAAATTAAAATTAGTCAAAATAAATATAGAGAAAAATGCAATTATTCAAGAAAAATATCTAATTCGAAGCATACCCACTTTACTATTGTTTTTTAATCAAAATTTATTAGGAACTAAAATTGGAGTATCTTCGCAAAAAGAATTAGAATTTTTTATTGATAGCTATTTAAAAAAATTGTAG
- the fbaA gene encoding class II fructose-bisphosphate aldolase yields the protein MPNILKLIGSGVIFGDKIKQLFTIAKTQGFAIPAINCIGTDSINASLEVASKLRSPVIIQFSYSGASFIAGKQMNSKQGSILGAISGALHVHNIAKHYNIPVILHTDHCSKAMLPWIDSLIIAGEKNFKNTGKPLFSSHMIDLSLEPLKENIKISSQYLKKMRELNMMLEIELGCTGGEEDGINNQNLHHSKLYTKPEDVKYAYENLKKIGSNFIIAASFGNCHGVYRFGNIKLKPKILKLSQQYVSKKFGLNKYPLNFVFHGGSGSSIADIQLAIKYGVVKINIDTDTQWATWKGILNFYKKNKNYLQSQLGNPEGKDCPNKKFYDPRNWLRCAQISMIKKLEKIFYQLNVVNVL from the coding sequence ATGCCAAATATTTTAAAATTAATTGGATCCGGAGTAATATTCGGAGATAAAATAAAACAACTATTCACTATTGCAAAAACACAAGGTTTTGCTATACCTGCAATAAACTGTATCGGGACAGATTCAATTAATGCATCCTTAGAAGTTGCTTCTAAATTACGTTCTCCCGTGATTATTCAATTTTCTTATAGTGGAGCATCTTTTATTGCAGGAAAACAAATGAATTCTAAACAAGGATCAATATTAGGCGCAATATCAGGAGCATTGCATGTACATAATATTGCAAAACATTATAATATTCCAGTAATATTGCATACAGATCATTGTTCTAAAGCAATGTTACCGTGGATAGATTCTCTAATAATAGCAGGAGAAAAAAATTTTAAAAATACCGGAAAACCTTTATTTTCATCACATATGATCGATTTATCTTTGGAACCTTTAAAAGAAAATATTAAAATTAGCAGTCAATATTTAAAAAAAATGCGTGAATTAAATATGATGCTTGAAATTGAATTAGGATGTACAGGAGGAGAAGAAGATGGAATAAACAATCAAAATTTACATCATTCCAAGTTATATACTAAACCCGAAGATGTAAAATACGCGTATGAAAATTTAAAAAAAATTGGATCTAATTTTATTATTGCTGCATCTTTTGGCAATTGTCACGGAGTATATCGTTTTGGAAATATTAAATTAAAACCAAAGATTTTAAAATTATCTCAACAATATGTTTCTAAAAAATTTGGTTTAAATAAATATCCGTTGAATTTTGTATTTCATGGTGGATCAGGATCAAGTATTGCAGATATTCAACTTGCAATTAAATATGGAGTAGTAAAAATAAATATCGATACAGATACTCAATGGGCTACTTGGAAAGGAATATTAAACTTTTACAAAAAAAATAAAAATTATTTACAATCCCAACTCGGTAATCCAGAAGGGAAAGATTGTCCAAACAAAAAATTTTATGATCCTAGAAATTGGCTAAGATGTGCACAAATTTCTATGATTAAAAAATTAGAAAAAATATTTTATCAACTCAACGTAGTAAATGTATTATAA
- the rho gene encoding transcription termination factor Rho, producing the protein MNLTELKNKPVSDLVTLGENMGLENLARMRKQDIIFATLKQHAKSGEDIFGDGVLEILQDGFGFLRSSDSSYLAGPDDIYVSPSQIRRFNLRTGDTISGKIRPPKEGERYFALLKVDEVNHDKPENSRNKILFENLTPLHANSRLKMERGNGSTEDLTTRVLDLAAPIGRGQRGLIVAPPKAGKTILLQNIAQSISYNYPECVLIVLLIDERPEEVTEMQRLVKGEVIASTFDEPASRHVQVSEMVIEKAKRLVEHKKDVIILLDSITRLARAYNTVVPASGKVLTGGVDANALHRPKRFFGAARNMEEGGSLTIIATALIDTGSKMDEVIYEEFKGTGNMELHLSRKIAEKRVFPAIDYNRSGTRKEELLTSTEELQKMWILRRIIHPMNEIDGMEFLMNKLSMTKTNNEFFEMMKRS; encoded by the coding sequence ATGAATCTTACCGAACTAAAAAATAAGCCGGTTTCAGACTTAGTTACTCTCGGCGAAAATATGGGATTAGAAAACCTTGCTCGCATGCGTAAACAAGATATTATTTTTGCTACCTTAAAACAACACGCTAAAAGTGGAGAAGATATTTTTGGCGATGGCGTATTAGAAATATTACAAGATGGCTTTGGATTTTTACGATCAAGTGATAGCTCATATCTTGCCGGTCCAGATGATATTTATGTTTCTCCTAGTCAAATTAGGCGGTTTAATTTGCGTACAGGAGACACAATTTCTGGAAAAATTAGACCTCCAAAAGAAGGAGAACGATATTTTGCACTACTGAAAGTAGACGAAGTTAATCACGATAAACCAGAAAATTCTCGTAATAAAATTTTATTTGAAAACTTAACACCTCTACATGCAAACTCTCGTTTGAAAATGGAGCGAGGCAATGGATCTACAGAAGATCTTACTACACGAGTGCTAGATTTAGCGGCACCAATTGGCAGAGGTCAACGTGGATTGATAGTAGCTCCTCCTAAAGCAGGAAAAACAATCTTGCTACAAAATATTGCACAAAGTATTTCATATAATTACCCGGAGTGCGTTTTAATAGTTTTATTAATTGATGAGCGTCCCGAAGAAGTTACTGAAATGCAAAGATTAGTTAAGGGAGAAGTTATTGCATCAACTTTTGACGAACCAGCATCGCGTCACGTACAAGTATCTGAAATGGTTATTGAGAAAGCAAAAAGATTAGTAGAACATAAAAAAGATGTCATTATTTTGCTAGATTCAATTACAAGATTAGCGCGTGCATATAACACGGTAGTACCTGCATCCGGAAAAGTATTGACCGGGGGAGTAGATGCTAATGCATTACATCGTCCAAAAAGATTTTTTGGAGCTGCTAGAAATATGGAAGAAGGCGGTAGCTTAACAATTATTGCCACAGCATTAATTGATACTGGATCCAAAATGGATGAAGTTATATATGAAGAATTTAAAGGAACCGGTAACATGGAACTACATTTATCAAGAAAAATAGCTGAAAAACGTGTATTTCCTGCTATTGATTACAACAGATCCGGGACAAGAAAAGAAGAATTACTAACTAGCACTGAAGAACTACAGAAAATGTGGATTCTAAGAAGAATTATTCATCCTATGAATGAAATTGACGGTATGGAATTTTTGATGAATAAATTATCTATGACAAAAACTAATAATGAATTTTTTGAAATGATGAAACGTTCTTAA
- the rffA gene encoding dTDP-4-amino-4,6-dideoxygalactose transaminase, producing the protein MYKKTVIPFNQPTLIGTEKKYVSIAIKNNTLSGDGEFSHLCSRWLEKNLRVKKVFLTPSCTDALEMAAIILNIQKEDEIIMPSYTFVSTANAFVLRGAKIIFIDIRPDTLNIDEKLIESAITKKTKAIVVIHYGGISCAMDTIKNISKKYKLWIIEDSAQSILAKYKNFYLGSIGHLGCLSFHSTKNLTSGGEGGAILINDESLIERAKIIREKGTNRSLLIEGKIDKYTWHSLGSSYLMSDLQAAYLWAQLKLSENIHIKRMKLWNNYFHSLKTSNFFDIPIFPKYCQHNAHTFYLKFKNYKDCNFFIKYMRKNGINVAQHYAPLHLSPAGIKFGKLFGNDIHTNFISKNLVRLPLFFNLDQKNQKYIICNIHKFINTYKQK; encoded by the coding sequence ATGTATAAAAAAACTGTAATCCCTTTTAATCAACCAACTTTAATTGGTACAGAAAAAAAATATGTTAGTATTGCAATAAAAAATAATACTTTATCCGGAGATGGAGAATTTTCGCATCTTTGTTCACGTTGGTTGGAAAAAAATTTGAGAGTTAAGAAAGTTTTTCTTACACCTTCATGTACAGATGCATTAGAAATGGCTGCAATAATTTTGAATATTCAAAAAGAAGACGAAATTATTATGCCAAGCTATACATTTGTATCTACTGCAAACGCATTTGTATTACGAGGAGCAAAAATTATTTTTATAGATATTAGACCTGATACGCTAAATATTGATGAAAAATTAATTGAATCTGCAATTACAAAAAAAACTAAAGCTATCGTAGTTATTCATTATGGAGGCATATCCTGCGCAATGGATACAATCAAAAATATATCAAAAAAATATAAGCTTTGGATTATAGAAGATAGCGCACAAAGTATTTTAGCAAAATATAAAAATTTTTATTTAGGCAGTATCGGTCATCTTGGATGTTTAAGTTTTCATAGCACAAAAAACTTAACTTCTGGAGGAGAAGGAGGAGCAATTTTAATTAACGATGAATCGTTAATTGAAAGAGCAAAAATAATTAGAGAAAAAGGAACAAACCGTTCATTATTAATTGAAGGTAAAATAGACAAATATACTTGGCACAGTTTAGGTTCTAGTTACTTAATGTCGGATCTTCAAGCAGCTTATTTATGGGCACAATTAAAACTTTCAGAAAATATTCACATAAAAAGAATGAAATTATGGAATAACTATTTCCATAGCTTAAAAACTTCAAATTTTTTTGATATTCCAATTTTTCCTAAATATTGCCAGCATAATGCACATACGTTTTATCTCAAATTCAAAAATTACAAGGATTGTAATTTTTTTATAAAATATATGCGTAAAAATGGTATAAACGTTGCGCAACACTATGCTCCTTTGCATTTAAGTCCTGCTGGAATAAAATTTGGTAAGCTTTTTGGAAATGATATACATACAAATTTTATTAGTAAAAATTTAGTACGTTTACCTTTATTTTTCAACTTAGATCAAAAAAATCAAAAATATATTATATGTAATATACATAAATTTATAAATACTTATAAACAAAAATGA